A genomic stretch from Sinorhizobium terangae includes:
- a CDS encoding sarcosine oxidase subunit gamma — protein MIRDYYNRNALDEKLRGTPQSPGANHLAIGHRQAVALVLAIAGEEDAVEKLLSSATEFAVRFSAPGEWLVVSENDTPEALQRRLDALCSGRAHIVDQSDARVLLRLSGPSVRRILAKGIGLDLHPAAFETGTSANALCGHIAVNLARTGQDAFELIAPRSYAESLFDDLMTMGREHDLTAAFAG, from the coding sequence ATGATCCGCGATTACTACAACCGCAATGCGCTCGATGAGAAGCTGCGCGGCACGCCCCAGTCGCCCGGCGCCAATCATCTCGCGATCGGCCACAGGCAGGCGGTGGCGTTGGTGCTTGCCATTGCCGGCGAGGAGGACGCGGTCGAAAAGCTGTTGTCGTCGGCAACTGAATTCGCGGTGCGCTTCAGCGCGCCGGGCGAATGGCTGGTCGTCTCTGAAAACGATACGCCGGAGGCGCTGCAACGTCGTCTCGATGCCCTGTGCAGCGGCCGGGCCCATATCGTCGATCAAAGCGACGCGCGCGTCTTGTTGCGGCTTTCCGGACCATCGGTGCGCCGGATCCTTGCAAAGGGCATCGGCCTCGACCTGCATCCCGCCGCCTTTGAGACCGGGACCAGCGCGAATGCGCTTTGCGGCCACATTGCCGTCAATCTTGCGCGCACCGGGCAAGACGCATTCGAGCTGATCGCTCCGCGCTCTTATGCGGAGTCCCTTTTCGATGACCTCATGACAATGGGGCGCGAACACGACCTGACGGCGGCATTCGCCGGGTGA
- a CDS encoding sarcosine oxidase subunit alpha family protein yields MTAYRLTTGGLVDRSRSLSFSFDGRPLRGFAGDTLASALLANDQLLVGRSFKYHRPRGIVSAGPSEPNALVTIGSGARSDPNTKATVAELYAGLTARSQNRWPSLGFDIGAVSNLLSPFIGAGFYYKTFMWPAQLWEKFYEPLIRRAAGLGRAVLERDPESYEKSWAHCDLLVVGGGPTGLMAALTAARAGLRVILADEDFRLGGSLLSETQAIDGAPAHVLADRVAAELQALPNVALLPRTTVFGWYDDNVFGAVERVQKHVAEPVAKLPTERVWRIVARRALLATGAEERPLVFGGNDRPGVMMAGALRIYTNRYGVAAGRSVAIFTSGSAGYQAARDLHAKGIAIAVIVDSRAAAEDAAPEGTRVIRSASVVDTKGRRRVSGIVVERSGFEELVPCDAIGMSGGWSPVIHLACQRGAKPVWSDQLSAFIAPDVGSGLRVAGAANGVYTLAGCLGDGVAKASAIAAELGFRPAQDILPETGEEADPHVTALWYVPGAKSKAFVDFQNDVHAKDLGLALREGFGHVEHAKRYTTSGMATDQGKLSNINAVGILAGMRGVSPADVGTTTFRPFYTPVSFGALAGTARDKHAAPTRKSPLHEWARKSGATFVESGHWYRSAWYPRAGEKAWRESVDREVLNVRANVGICDVSTLGKIELFGPDAAEFLNRLYCNALLKLPVGKARYGLMLREDGFVYDDGTVSRLAEEHFLVTTTTAMAGGVISHMEYCSQVLWPELKVRFCSVSDQWAQIAIAGPKARSVLQQLVEDDISDAAFPFLAAGAVTLKGGLKARLFRISFSGELAFELAVPAGFGVAVADQLMDVGRAFDICAYGVEALNVLRVEKGLPTHAEFDGRVTPDDAGLGRMVSSHKTDFIGKHLSSRYGLTAADRMQLVGLKPVDREKDIRAGAHLLREGMKPSTLSDQGWVSSACFSPALGHHIALAFLKSGRERYGERIVVWDKLRDQEVVAEVCDPVFVDPENARMKA; encoded by the coding sequence ATGACCGCCTATCGCCTGACGACGGGAGGACTGGTCGATCGCAGCCGTTCGCTGAGTTTCAGTTTCGACGGCCGCCCCTTGCGCGGCTTTGCCGGGGATACGCTTGCCTCGGCGCTCCTTGCCAATGACCAGCTGCTGGTCGGCCGCAGCTTCAAATATCACCGCCCGCGCGGGATCGTTAGCGCCGGCCCGTCAGAACCGAATGCGCTTGTCACGATCGGTTCCGGCGCGCGCAGCGATCCGAACACGAAAGCGACCGTTGCGGAGCTCTACGCCGGATTGACGGCACGCAGCCAGAACCGCTGGCCGTCGCTCGGCTTCGATATCGGCGCGGTGAGCAATCTTCTCTCGCCATTCATTGGCGCGGGCTTCTACTACAAGACCTTCATGTGGCCAGCGCAGCTTTGGGAAAAGTTTTACGAGCCGCTGATCCGTCGTGCTGCCGGTCTCGGGCGTGCGGTACTCGAGCGCGATCCGGAAAGTTATGAGAAATCCTGGGCACACTGCGACCTGCTCGTCGTTGGTGGCGGCCCGACCGGCCTGATGGCGGCGCTTACCGCGGCACGCGCCGGCCTTCGCGTCATTCTGGCCGACGAGGATTTCCGCCTCGGCGGGTCGCTCCTTTCGGAAACGCAGGCGATCGATGGTGCGCCCGCGCATGTCCTTGCCGATCGTGTCGCCGCCGAATTGCAGGCGCTGCCGAACGTGGCCCTGTTGCCGCGAACGACGGTCTTTGGGTGGTACGACGACAATGTATTCGGCGCCGTCGAACGGGTTCAGAAGCACGTGGCGGAGCCTGTCGCCAAGCTGCCGACGGAGCGGGTCTGGCGCATCGTCGCGAGGCGGGCGCTTCTCGCGACCGGTGCCGAGGAGCGTCCGCTGGTCTTCGGCGGCAATGACCGGCCGGGCGTGATGATGGCCGGGGCGCTCAGGATCTATACGAACCGCTACGGCGTGGCGGCCGGCAGATCGGTTGCGATCTTTACCAGTGGCAGCGCCGGATATCAGGCAGCCCGCGACCTCCACGCCAAGGGCATCGCCATCGCGGTGATCGTCGACAGTCGTGCAGCGGCAGAAGACGCCGCGCCTGAGGGCACGCGCGTGATTCGTTCGGCCTCTGTTGTCGATACCAAGGGACGCCGGCGGGTTTCGGGGATCGTCGTCGAGCGGTCGGGCTTCGAGGAACTCGTACCCTGTGACGCGATCGGCATGTCCGGCGGCTGGAGCCCCGTCATTCACCTCGCCTGCCAACGCGGGGCGAAACCGGTCTGGTCCGATCAACTGAGCGCCTTCATTGCGCCGGACGTTGGCAGCGGACTGCGGGTCGCCGGCGCGGCAAATGGGGTCTACACGCTTGCCGGTTGCCTCGGCGATGGCGTTGCCAAGGCGTCGGCGATCGCCGCCGAACTGGGATTCAGGCCCGCTCAGGACATTCTGCCGGAAACGGGCGAGGAAGCTGATCCGCACGTCACCGCGCTTTGGTATGTACCCGGAGCAAAGTCCAAGGCCTTTGTCGATTTCCAGAACGACGTGCACGCGAAGGATCTGGGGCTTGCTCTGCGCGAAGGCTTCGGCCACGTCGAACACGCCAAGCGCTATACGACCAGCGGCATGGCTACCGACCAGGGCAAGCTCTCGAATATCAACGCCGTTGGCATTCTTGCAGGCATGCGAGGAGTGAGCCCCGCGGACGTGGGGACGACGACATTCCGCCCGTTCTACACGCCCGTTTCCTTCGGCGCGCTTGCCGGCACCGCGCGTGACAAACACGCGGCACCCACGCGCAAATCACCGCTGCATGAATGGGCACGGAAAAGCGGCGCGACCTTCGTCGAGTCGGGTCATTGGTATCGGTCCGCCTGGTATCCCCGCGCTGGCGAAAAGGCCTGGCGCGAGAGCGTCGATCGCGAGGTGCTGAACGTACGGGCCAACGTCGGCATTTGCGACGTCTCGACACTCGGCAAGATCGAGCTTTTTGGCCCGGACGCGGCTGAATTTCTCAATCGGCTCTATTGCAACGCGCTGTTGAAGCTTCCGGTCGGCAAGGCTCGTTATGGCCTGATGCTTCGCGAGGACGGTTTCGTCTATGACGACGGCACCGTCAGCCGGCTCGCGGAAGAGCACTTCCTGGTCACGACGACGACCGCGATGGCGGGCGGCGTGATATCACACATGGAGTATTGCTCGCAGGTGCTCTGGCCCGAACTGAAAGTTCGTTTCTGCTCCGTATCCGACCAATGGGCGCAGATAGCGATTGCCGGCCCGAAGGCGCGCAGCGTGTTGCAGCAGCTTGTCGAGGATGACATCTCCGACGCGGCATTCCCGTTCCTCGCAGCCGGAGCAGTCACGCTCAAGGGCGGCCTGAAAGCGCGGCTTTTCCGCATCTCCTTCTCCGGCGAGTTGGCCTTCGAACTCGCCGTTCCGGCGGGATTTGGCGTGGCAGTTGCCGATCAGCTGATGGACGTGGGCCGCGCCTTCGATATCTGCGCCTATGGGGTGGAAGCCCTCAATGTGCTGCGGGTGGAAAAAGGCCTGCCGACACATGCCGAATTCGATGGTCGGGTGACGCCTGATGACGCCGGGCTGGGCCGCATGGTTTCCTCCCACAAGACGGACTTCATCGGCAAGCATCTCTCGTCGAGATATGGACTGACGGCCGCAGACCGCATGCAGCTTGTGGGACTGAAGCCAGTGGACAGGGAAAAGGACATTCGTGCGGGCGCGCATCTGCTGCGCGAGGGCATGAAGCCGTCGACCCTCAGCGACCAGGGCTGGGTCAGCTCCGCCTGCTTCTCGCCGGCACTCGGTCATCACATCGCGCTTGCCTTCCTCAAATCCGGCCGTGAACGCTACGGCGAACGGATTGTCGTGTGGGACAAGCTGCGCGATCAGGAAGTTGTCGCCGAAGTCTGCGACCCGGTCTTCGTCGATCCCGAGAACGCCAGAATGAAAGCCTGA
- a CDS encoding sarcosine oxidase subunit delta, with product MASLITCPHCGVRPKEEFAIRGDASLVRPVPTASDEAWHDYVYVRANPRGRTLEHWQHVAGCRRFLVVDRDTFTHEVHSVTDGAVFARENGR from the coding sequence ATGGCAAGCCTGATCACCTGTCCCCATTGCGGGGTCCGCCCGAAGGAAGAGTTTGCGATCCGCGGCGACGCATCGCTCGTTCGCCCGGTGCCGACCGCATCGGACGAAGCCTGGCACGATTATGTCTATGTGCGCGCCAATCCGCGGGGGCGTACGCTTGAGCACTGGCAGCACGTGGCGGGCTGCCGCCGCTTCCTCGTGGTCGACCGCGACACGTTTACCCATGAGGTCCACTCCGTGACCGATGGTGCTGTCTTCGCCAGGGAGAACGGCCGATGA
- a CDS encoding sarcosine oxidase subunit beta family protein, which translates to MRYSAFSIVKNALSGNLKWKPQWRQAEPKSHYDVIIIGGGGHGLAAAYYLAKEFGVKNVAVLEKGYLGSGNVGRNTTIVRSNYMLPGNEPFYEFSMKLWEGLERELNYNVMLSQRGVIMLYHSDGQRDAYIRRGNAMWMEGVAAELIERDQLKKMIPFLNYDHARYPILGGLLQRRAGTARHDAVAWGYARGADRHGVDIIEHCEVTAIRRESGVVTGVETTKGFIGCGKLALAAAGNTSRVGEMAELKLPIESHVLQAFVTEALKPCIDHVIVYGGGHFYISQSDKGGLVFGAEIDGYTSYAQRGNLATAEHVMEEGVTMIPGLSRVRVLRSWAGVMDMSMDGSPIIDRTPIDNLYLNCGWCYGGFKATPASGYCFAHLIAKNDTHPVARALRLDRFARGYAVDEAGAGPQPNLH; encoded by the coding sequence ATGCGTTATTCCGCATTCTCGATCGTCAAGAACGCTCTTTCCGGAAATCTGAAATGGAAGCCGCAATGGCGACAGGCCGAACCGAAATCGCATTATGATGTGATCATCATCGGCGGCGGCGGTCATGGCCTCGCCGCAGCCTACTATCTCGCCAAGGAATTCGGCGTCAAAAACGTCGCCGTACTGGAGAAGGGCTATCTTGGCTCAGGAAATGTCGGACGGAACACGACGATCGTGCGTTCCAACTACATGCTGCCGGGCAACGAACCGTTCTACGAATTCTCGATGAAGCTTTGGGAAGGGCTGGAGCGGGAGCTGAACTATAATGTGATGCTGTCGCAGCGCGGCGTCATCATGCTTTACCACAGCGACGGCCAGCGCGACGCTTACATCCGGCGCGGCAACGCCATGTGGATGGAGGGCGTGGCGGCCGAGCTGATCGAGCGCGACCAGTTGAAGAAGATGATCCCCTTCCTCAACTACGACCACGCCCGCTATCCGATCCTCGGCGGGCTCCTGCAGCGGCGCGCCGGTACGGCCCGGCACGATGCGGTCGCCTGGGGTTACGCGCGCGGCGCCGACCGCCATGGGGTCGATATCATCGAACATTGCGAGGTGACCGCGATTCGCCGCGAAAGTGGCGTCGTCACCGGGGTCGAGACGACCAAGGGCTTCATCGGCTGTGGGAAGCTGGCGCTGGCGGCCGCGGGCAACACCTCCCGCGTCGGCGAGATGGCGGAGCTGAAGCTGCCGATCGAGAGCCATGTGCTTCAGGCCTTCGTGACCGAAGCGCTGAAGCCCTGCATCGATCATGTGATCGTCTACGGCGGCGGGCATTTCTATATCTCGCAGTCCGACAAGGGCGGCCTTGTCTTCGGGGCGGAGATCGACGGTTACACCTCCTATGCCCAGCGCGGAAACCTCGCGACAGCCGAGCATGTGATGGAGGAGGGGGTGACGATGATCCCGGGCCTTTCGCGCGTCCGGGTCCTGCGCTCCTGGGCCGGCGTGATGGACATGAGCATGGACGGATCGCCGATCATCGACCGGACGCCGATCGACAATCTCTATCTGAACTGCGGCTGGTGCTACGGTGGTTTCAAGGCGACGCCCGCATCGGGCTACTGCTTCGCTCACCTGATCGCCAAGAACGACACGCATCCGGTCGCGCGTGCCCTGAGGCTCGACCGCTTTGCCCGCGGCTATGCGGTCGACGAGGCCGGTGCCGGTCCGCAACCCAATCTTCACTGA
- the cysQ gene encoding 3'(2'),5'-bisphosphate nucleotidase CysQ, which yields MLETLERSALAAGRAILDIYNAGPAISYKADTSPVTDADHGAERIILADLTASFPDIPVIAEEAVAAGHVPDISGKRFFLVDPLDGTKEFVGRNSDFTVNIALIEEGVPVAGVVYAPALGILYSASSKKAKKALIEDDHIAGPQAVIGCRICGDRPLALTSRWHNSAETIAYLADHGITDYEAVGSSLKFCLLAEGLADIYPRFSRTMEWDTAAGDAILRAAGGETLTMEGSPLTYGKRNQDHDSDFANPWFVARGRP from the coding sequence ATGCTGGAAACATTGGAAAGATCGGCGCTCGCAGCCGGAAGGGCGATCCTGGACATTTACAACGCCGGACCGGCCATCAGCTATAAAGCCGACACCTCACCCGTTACCGACGCGGATCATGGTGCCGAACGCATAATCCTCGCCGATCTCACGGCGAGCTTTCCCGACATTCCCGTCATCGCTGAGGAAGCAGTCGCGGCGGGACATGTCCCCGATATTTCGGGAAAGCGCTTCTTTCTTGTTGATCCCCTGGACGGCACCAAGGAGTTCGTCGGGCGCAACAGCGATTTCACCGTCAACATCGCGTTGATCGAGGAGGGCGTGCCCGTTGCCGGCGTGGTTTATGCGCCCGCGCTCGGCATCCTCTATTCGGCAAGTTCCAAGAAGGCGAAGAAGGCCTTGATCGAGGATGATCACATAGCCGGACCTCAGGCGGTTATCGGCTGTCGCATCTGCGGCGATCGGCCGCTCGCACTGACCAGCCGCTGGCACAACAGCGCAGAGACGATCGCCTATCTCGCCGATCACGGCATTACCGACTATGAGGCTGTCGGTTCATCGCTGAAATTTTGCCTGCTGGCCGAAGGCCTTGCCGACATCTACCCGCGCTTCAGCCGCACCATGGAATGGGATACCGCGGCCGGCGACGCCATCCTGCGCGCGGCCGGCGGCGAGACGCTGACCATGGAAGGAAGCCCCCTCACCTACGGCAAGCGCAACCAGGACCACGACAGCGATTTTGCAAACCCTTGGTTCGTCGCCCGCGGCAGGCCGTGA
- a CDS encoding response regulator, producing MQSNEIPPTIKTVLVLEDNFIIAMDAEEILTSLGVAEVHVATNAEQAMEIANAHSIDFALIDVNLDNDTSFVVADAMIARGIMVGFTSGYGESFPWPEHLRDIPRIDKPFSEMTIGSLIEAAHGQRGG from the coding sequence GTGCAAAGCAACGAAATTCCGCCGACGATAAAGACGGTTCTCGTTTTGGAAGACAATTTCATCATTGCAATGGACGCCGAGGAAATCCTCACATCCCTGGGAGTGGCAGAGGTTCATGTTGCCACCAATGCCGAGCAGGCGATGGAAATCGCGAACGCGCATTCCATCGACTTTGCCCTCATCGACGTCAATCTCGATAACGATACAAGCTTCGTCGTCGCCGATGCCATGATCGCGCGCGGCATCATGGTCGGCTTTACCAGCGGATACGGCGAATCCTTTCCCTGGCCGGAGCATCTGCGCGATATTCCGAGGATCGACAAACCCTTCAGCGAAATGACGATCGGCAGCCTTATCGAGGCTGCGCATGGCCAGCGCGGTGGCTGA
- a CDS encoding Crp/Fnr family transcriptional regulator, with protein sequence MANQASKNSKRTPCENCPLRRLAIFRDFAAEELAFVSNFKTGELAVDSGATILLEGTHSAHLFTVLSGWGFRYKMLDDGRRQILNYVMPGDIVGLQGSLMGEMQHSIEALSPVTLCVFERDRLNQLFTGHPDLAYDLTWIAAREERILDEHLLSIGRRSALERAAYLLSFLYQRAKVLDLFRGNRVAIPIRQQHVADTLGLSVVHTNKTLKKLADRGLIRWVDGGCNVRDIDGLLAIAEWKGISEHKRPFI encoded by the coding sequence ATCTTTCGCGATTTCGCAGCCGAGGAACTTGCCTTCGTTTCGAACTTCAAGACGGGGGAACTGGCAGTCGATAGCGGCGCGACAATACTCCTTGAAGGCACGCACAGCGCTCATCTCTTCACCGTGCTTTCCGGTTGGGGCTTTCGGTACAAGATGCTCGACGACGGTCGCCGCCAGATCCTGAACTACGTGATGCCCGGCGACATCGTCGGGCTGCAAGGCAGTCTGATGGGAGAAATGCAGCATTCGATCGAGGCGCTTTCGCCGGTTACTCTCTGCGTATTCGAACGGGACAGACTCAATCAGCTTTTCACCGGGCACCCCGACCTTGCTTATGATCTGACCTGGATCGCGGCCCGGGAGGAACGGATTCTCGACGAGCATCTGCTGAGCATTGGCCGACGTTCCGCACTCGAGAGGGCCGCCTATCTCCTCTCCTTCCTTTATCAAAGAGCAAAAGTATTGGACCTCTTTCGGGGCAATCGAGTCGCGATCCCGATCCGCCAACAACACGTCGCCGACACGCTTGGCCTTTCGGTCGTCCACACCAACAAGACACTGAAGAAGCTTGCCGACCGCGGGCTCATTCGCTGGGTGGACGGGGGATGCAACGTGCGCGATATTGATGGGCTGCTTGCGATTGCCGAGTGGAAGGGTATCAGCGAGCACAAGCGGCCATTCATCTGA